The Planococcus halocryophilus nucleotide sequence ATGGAAATTTTAAAATTAGCTGTGAACACGAGTTAAAACAAATTTTAAATGAACGGGCTGTGATAATAAGAATTCCGCAAATATGGGGGAAACAGTCCCCGAGACTTAAGGGGATTAAATCTGCAATTGAAGAAGGTCAACTTGAGGTATACGACAATTTGGCATGCAATCATTTATCCGACACCTTATTAGCCAAACAGTTAAAATACATCATAGAAAATAAGTTAGAAGGAATCTTTCACCCCGGAACTGTTGATATGATGATTCATCAACAATTTATCGAAAAGCTAGTAAAAAAGCTTACGAATAAAAAAGTCGAATTAAACCTTAAATCGATTCCAAATGTCCCTGGAATATGCCATTTTGGTTTAACAAGTGTCCGACACGACATTCCTGAAAACTTACAACTAACCAATCAAGAGCTGATCGACTATTTAATCGGACCAAGTGAATAAAAAAATCATAAAAAAGAACTTCAAATGAAGTTCTTTTTTTATTTCATCCTGTAGACAAAATCTACCTAAAGTGAATAGCAGTGGATAAGTATAACCGGACTGGCCACTTCGCTTTCCGTGGGTTCAGCTTCAGTCTCCTCGTCGCTGAAAACCGATGCTCCTGCATCTTTTGTCGCATTGCTGCTGTCACAGGAGTCTTTATTTTGTGACCAATCCGATTGAAATCATACTGCTTTAATTAATGAGAGTAGGTTACTCATTTGTTTCTTACTTAAAGAATTTTAATGCGCTTGTTATTCCTGA carries:
- a CDS encoding sugar nucleotide-binding protein; translation: MMRKLLILGASGLVGRALVGECKGSFEIFGTYSTSPIDLPENNQFQLNVSELEQMKNIIRKVKPDAVVSCLRGDFDQQLLFHKELALELRETNGVCYYVSTANVFDGDYTKHHSEEDQPNAESLYGNFKISCEHELKQILNERAVIIRIPQIWGKQSPRLKGIKSAIEEGQLEVYDNLACNHLSDTLLAKQLKYIIENKLEGIFHPGTVDMMIHQQFIEKLVKKLTNKKVELNLKSIPNVPGICHFGLTSVRHDIPENLQLTNQELIDYLIGPSE